The sequence TCCGCCTAGCCGGGAGGATTCCGCCCGCCCCCTGACCCCTCGCAGGCCGGGGGAGCCTCCGGACGGCACTGCTACTGCAGGTAGCTCTCCACCTGCTGCTCGGGGCGGGCCTGCGCCTCGTCCGGGTTCTCGTCGTACTGCCGCTTCGCCCGGCGCTGCCGCAGCAGGTCCCAGCACTGGTCGAGGTCGGCCTCGAGCTTGCTCATGCGGGCCCGCGTCTCGTCGGTGTGCTCGCTGCTGTCGCGCAGCGCGTGCTCCTCGTCGACCAGGGTGTGGATGCGCTTCAGGATGTCTTCCTCGTCCATGCCCCGGTCCGTGCCCGGGGACGCGTGCGCGAAACGGCGAGGGCGGTCAACCCTGGCCGGGGACCCAGCCCTCCACGAACGCGGCCAGCCGGCGGTGCACGGCCCCGCCGGCGCGGCCGAGGGCCAGCAGGGCGGCGCGGTCCAGCGGTACCCGGACGGTGCGTCGGTCGCCGGCCCGGGTGCCGACGGCGTGACCCGCGGCGACGAGCTCGGGCCAGGGCCGGGAGAGCTGGGCGCGGACCCGATCCAGCGCCGCGGTCGTCGGGCCCGCGTTGCCCTCGACCATCGCCGTCACGAGACCGGGGTCGCTGCCGATCACCCGGGTCCCGTCGCGGAAGCTGCCGGCGGCGAGCGCCAGCGCGAGCGGTCCGGCATCGGCGGCCGCGGCGGCGAGGGCGGCGGCCAGCAGGTGCGGGACGTGGCTGATGGCGGCGACGGCGTCGTCGTGCTCGGCGGCGGTGACCGGCACGACCTCCGCGCCCACCGCGAGCGCCACCTCGGCCACCCGGAGCCATCGCGGCAGCTCCGTCTCCGGCTCCAGGCAGAGCGCCCAGCGGGCGCCGGTGAACAGCCCGGGGTCGGTGGCTCCGTGGCCCGAGCGCTCGGTGCCGCACATGGGGTGCCCGCCGACGAAACGCCGTCCCAGCGCGCCGCCGACGGCGTCGAGCAC is a genomic window of Blastococcus sp. HT6-30 containing:
- a CDS encoding DUF2630 family protein codes for the protein MDEEDILKRIHTLVDEEHALRDSSEHTDETRARMSKLEADLDQCWDLLRQRRAKRQYDENPDEAQARPEQQVESYLQ
- a CDS encoding prephenate dehydrogenase/arogenate dehydrogenase family protein; the encoded protein is MPAPPVGVVGLGQLGGSLAAALAAAGRPVSGWDVDPAAREAAAARGVRITRELSGVVVLAVPLPVMATALDGLTVDPDATVTDLGSVKVPVLDAVGGALGRRFVGGHPMCGTERSGHGATDPGLFTGARWALCLEPETELPRWLRVAEVALAVGAEVVPVTAAEHDDAVAAISHVPHLLAAALAAAAADAGPLALALAAGSFRDGTRVIGSDPGLVTAMVEGNAGPTTAALDRVRAQLSRPWPELVAAGHAVGTRAGDRRTVRVPLDRAALLALGRAGGAVHRRLAAFVEGWVPGQG